One window of the Tachypleus tridentatus isolate NWPU-2018 chromosome 10, ASM421037v1, whole genome shotgun sequence genome contains the following:
- the LOC143228352 gene encoding uncharacterized protein LOC143228352, translating to MTFLYQRKSSSTQQTTRILHSFYGNSAVRDTEKGGTRVTTSTDLLVCARKSKPIHLNSVPLTRRSRFYMGCANTKTGAAAAPQEASGGTEAISVKTSEHANVGVTDGSSSDPGNSHLNGQTNGEIDTENSTKETGQKTGEKDVNSKEEEPTSEAEADKYMAEGHEEETTLVKFNGETETQSDTQRTNENAENEINEVKKINEDVTSKTITVESAEDNATKAIEHELSISPNNVPDSGEKPQAFEEESAGLDNTITSLGEEKDQETERMGENGCGEAPITATEIESAEKEHVEV from the exons ATGACGTTTCTCTATCAGCGCAAGTCCTCTTCGACCCAACAGACAACGCGAATTTTACATTCCTTTTACGGAAACTCAGCTGTGAGAGACACGGAAAAAGGTGGAACACGTGTCACCACATCGACTGATCTACTTGTCTGCGCAAGAAAGTCCAAACCAATTCACCTGAACTCAGTTCCACTTACTAGAAGATCGAG GTTTTATATGGGGTGTGCTAATACAAAGACTGGAGCAGCAGCTGCGCCCCAAGAAGCTTCCGGTGGAACAGAAGCAATATCTGTGAAAACCTCGGAGCATGCAAATGTTGGAGTTACAGACGGAAGTTCTTCTGACCCTGGAAATAGTCATTTAAATGGTCAAACAAATGGAGAGATAGATACAGAGAATTCTACTAAGGAAACAG GGCAGAAAACTGGAGAAAAGGATGTAAACAGTAAAGAGGAGGAACCAACTTCAGAAGCTGAAGCGGACAAATACATGGCAGAGGGACATGAGGAGGAGACAACACTAGTGAAATTTAATGGAGAAACTGAAACACAAAGTGACACTCAAAGGACAAATGAAAACGCTGAGAATGAAATTAATGAAGTCAAAAAGATAAATGAAGATGTTACAAGTAAAACAATCACAGTTGAATCTGCAGAGGACAACGCAACAAAAGCTATTGAACACGAGTTAAGCATTTCTCCAAATAACGTTCCTGACAGCGGAGAAAAACCACAAGCTTTTGAAGAGGAAAGTGCTGGTCTTGATAATACGATTACCAGCCTGGGTGAAGAGAAAGACCAAGAAACCGAAAGAATGGGTGAGAATGGTTGTGGAGAAGCGCCAATCACAGCCACAGAAATTGAAAGTGCCGAAAAAGAACACGTTGAAGTCTAA